Genomic segment of Bacteroidales bacterium:
GGGAAGCGGGGAAGCAGGGAGACGGGGAGGCAGGTGAGCATGGAGGGATGGAGATTTGGCCGAACCCGGCAGGGGAACAAATTCATGTACGATTGAACATGGACGATGGACGATTTAACAAGGATTTGACATTGGTCATTTATAATATTTTCGGGAGAGAAGTTCAAAAAATCAAAATCCCGGATGGGCAGGAAAAGATTTTGGTAAACGTTCAAGGTTTTTCGCCAGGTGTATATA
This window contains:
- a CDS encoding T9SS type A sorting domain-containing protein translates to EAGKQGDGEAGEHGGMEIWPNPAGEQIHVRLNMDDGRFNKDLTLVIYNIFGREVQKIKIPDGQEKILVNVQGFSPGVYIAILKKSFNLVESRKFVVAR